One window of Saccharopolyspora phatthalungensis genomic DNA carries:
- a CDS encoding LysR family transcriptional regulator → MDLSRVASFLAVAEEGHFGKAAERLFRSPASVTAHIKQLEHELGTRLLDRSPVRLTPAGERFVGHARSLLAAVDAAVADVAEVTAETTLRVGIMSNGSAELTPAVVQAFHRARPEIPVEFLALDFTEHVCALVQHRVDVAFVRPAPVDERIAVDIMTTERRIVVVPASWELRRPGSRARPADKPFPPLKRLLPH, encoded by the coding sequence ATGGATTTGAGTCGGGTGGCGTCATTTCTGGCGGTCGCCGAAGAGGGCCACTTCGGCAAGGCCGCCGAAAGGCTGTTCCGGTCACCGGCTTCCGTCACGGCGCACATCAAGCAGCTGGAGCACGAACTCGGGACCCGGCTGCTGGACCGCTCCCCCGTCCGGCTCACCCCGGCCGGTGAGCGGTTCGTCGGGCACGCGCGGTCCCTGCTGGCGGCGGTCGACGCCGCGGTCGCGGACGTGGCCGAGGTCACAGCCGAAACCACGCTGCGGGTCGGCATCATGAGCAACGGGTCCGCCGAGCTCACCCCCGCCGTGGTCCAGGCGTTCCACCGCGCCCGCCCCGAAATCCCGGTCGAATTCCTGGCTCTGGACTTCACCGAGCACGTCTGCGCGCTGGTGCAGCACCGGGTCGACGTGGCGTTCGTGCGACCGGCCCCGGTCGACGAGCGGATCGCAGTGGACATCATGACCACCGAGCGGCGGATCGTGGTCGTGCCGGCCTCCTGGGAGCTCCGCCGGCCTGGCTCGCGAGCT